Within the Dolichospermum compactum NIES-806 genome, the region CCAAAATATCTCTTTGTGAGAGTAATATATTCGTGTCGTTTAAAAGTGTCTAAATTAGTTAACCATAGACAATTGTTTGGAGAAACTATCCTATTTCCAGAGCTATCAATCCTAGTCTCTGTGCCATAGAGTTCATAGTATTCGGGGACAATAAAACCTGAAATACCTCTACCAAGGTTTATTCCTAACCACGCCTTGTTTTCCTTAATTAACTTAAATATTTCTTTATAGGTGATAGCATTAATATTGCCAATTATTAAGAATTTTTTATCGTATTTAATTAATTGAGCCACATACTCCCTAAATAATGAAAATGGAGGATTAGTAACAACAATATCGGATTGCTTTAATAGTTCGATACTTTCAGCACTACGAAAATCGCCATCACCTTTAAAATGAACGATGTCAGTTGAACTTGGTTTAATTCTTTCTCCCTCTACACCTGTATATTCAAAGAAAAAACCATTTTTAACTTCTTCGGTATTAAACAAATCCCTTTCTTGTTTTCTATAACAAGCTGTTATTAATTTTTTAATACCCAATTCTGCGAAATTTGATGCGAAGTAATTAAAAAAATTGCTAATCCGAGCATCATCGCAATTACAAAAAACTACTTTATTTTTAAAATGACTTTTATAATGTTTTAACTCATTTTCTATATCTGAAAGCTGTGTATAAAACTCGTCATTTTTGTTTTGTTTTGCTTTTTTCAACAAAGAGTGCTGTACTTTTCTTGCCATTATCAACCCGTATTATTCGTTATTGATAATTTGGTTAAATATTTCACTACCTAATGCCTTAAGAGAGGACTTAGACACTTCAATCATAATATCAAACATTTTTTTGCATCCCATTTTTCTCCATTTCCTTGTGTATAAATTGAAGCTGCTTGAAGCATAATTGTTTTATCATGATGCTTAACAAATTTATTTTTTTTTACACAAATTAGTGTTAATTGGCATTCCATAATTTGCAGAGGTCAATCTATCTAATCTATTTAGCATCCCTGAATTATAATCAAGAGTTACCACCCTTCCATCAGGTATTTTAATTGAAATAGTTTCAGTTAGAAAGTTGACCCTTCCAGAAATAAGATGTAGGGAAAATGGGATTCAGATAGCATAAAATTAGCAATTTCTGATATGTTTTTATGAGATCTTTCTATTGCATTACCAGCAGCCATCAAGTCTTTTTTTCCTATTTTCAATCCCAAACCATCTTTGATAGGTTTTTGTATGTTCATTAACAGTATGACCTAAATTATCTAAAGTTCCCCTTCCTGTTCTATTGGGTGCAACCAGATAGCGAAGTTCGCTATCGCTAACCCATGAGATCGCAGTTAATCACAGTTAAAGAATCACAAGACAATGGATTTTGAGCGATCGCACTAACCCAATATTAGCGATCGCACGATCACAGTTAAGGAATCGCTTTTCTCAAAGATGTTTAACGATGAAATTATAAGGTGCTTTACATTCCATTAACGCACCCTACAGGATTGGCGATTCCTAGGTCGCGCTTCGCTATCGCTTGTGACAACGAGCTAATTTAAA harbors:
- a CDS encoding adenine-specific methyltransferase EcoRI family protein; the protein is MARKVQHSLLKKAKQNKNDEFYTQLSDIENELKHYKSHFKNKVVFCNCDDARISNFFNYFASNFAELGIKKLITACYRKQERDLFNTEEVKNGFFFEYTGVEGERIKPSSTDIVHFKGDGDFRSAESIELLKQSDIVVTNPPFSLFREYVAQLIKYDKKFLIIGNINAITYKEIFKLIKENKAWLGINLGRGISGFIVPEYYELYGTETRIDSSGNRIVSPNNCLWLTNLDTFKRHEYITLTKRYFGNEIEYPHYDNYDGINVNKTQDIPLDYKGFMGVPITFLHKFNPDQFEIIKFRKGNDEKDLSINGKCPYFRILIKNKRILTELSNNRGIPQVR
- a CDS encoding EcoRI family type II restriction endonuclease; translation: MGCKKMFDIMIEVSKSSLKALGSEIFNQIINNE
- a CDS encoding EcoRI family type II restriction endonuclease, with protein sequence MECQLTLICVKKNKFVKHHDKTIMLQAASIYTQGNGEKWDAKKCLIL